The following proteins are encoded in a genomic region of Periophthalmus magnuspinnatus isolate fPerMag1 chromosome 21, fPerMag1.2.pri, whole genome shotgun sequence:
- the LOC129457290 gene encoding receptor activity-modifying protein 1-like, with protein MPFGGFGKTQMLLVFPSVLLLCLCPGALCSSGQKLVVLPCDRPLFQSKLSMCLSEFNRSLEQHRFSQGCVWPDVKRTYSVLKLCVDTWARGHWCSGVGTLVDDFFKDVHLTYFSECGRIQDPPMTALVLMVAPLVISTLLLPILCVYLTTKKQE; from the exons ATGCCGTTTGGAGGATTCGGGAAAACCCAG ATGCTGCTGGTTTTTCCCTCAgtgctgctcctctgcctctgcccaG GAGCTCTGTGTTCCTCTGGTCAGAAGCTGGTGGTCCTGCCGTGTGACCGTCCTCTGTTTCAGTCCAAACTGTCCATGTGTCTGTCTGAGTTTAACCGGAGTCTGGAGCAGCACAGATTCTCTCAGGGCTGCGTGTGGCCTGACGTCAAACG TACCTACAGTGTCCTGAAGCTGTGCGTGGACACGTGGGCGCGCGGGCACTGGTGCAGCGGAGTGGGGACGCTCGTGGACGACTTCTTCAAGGACGTGCATTTGACGTATTTTTCGGAGTGCGGGAGGATCCAGGACCCGCCCATGACAGCGCTCGTCCTCATGGTGGCGCCGCTCGTCATCTCCACACTGCTGCTGCCGATACTGTGTGTGTACCTGACCACGAAGAAACAGGAGTaa
- the LOC117389437 gene encoding sperm protamine P1-like has translation MSRKKKKSGKKSGKKKKSGKKKKSGKKSGKKKKSGKKSGKKKKSGKKSGKKKKSGKKSGKKKKSGKKKKSGKKSGKKKKSGKKSGKKKKSGKKSGKKKKSGKKSGKKKTSGKKKSGKKSGKKK, from the coding sequence ATGTctaggaagaagaagaagtctgGGAAGAAGTctgggaagaagaagaagtctgggaagaagaagaagtctgGGAAGAAGtctgggaagaagaaaaagtcTGGGAAGAAGTctgggaagaagaagaagtctgGGAAGAAGTctgggaagaagaagaagtctgGGAAGAAGTctgggaagaagaagaagtctgggaagaagaagaagtctgGGAAGAAGtctgggaagaagaaaaagtcTGGGAAGAAGTctgggaagaagaagaagtctgGGAAGAAGTctgggaagaagaagaagtctgGGAAGAAGTCTGGGAAGAAGAAGACGTCTGGGAAGAAGAAGTCTGGGAAGAAGTCTGGGAAGAAGAAGTAG